Proteins from a single region of Apostichopus japonicus isolate 1M-3 chromosome 21, ASM3797524v1, whole genome shotgun sequence:
- the LOC139963030 gene encoding spermine synthase-like gives MIMTAVTHLLEFKAPPSFANDPGFKKEILQKVTDLFKDVGFDHSSSSHDLGTKIGQILFLSGTSGRNAAVQIFTNGSVTVNIQIPLSEVTIKELDLHSLAKDMKALMCSKTVKVFPEVKRCATIERYFPNTANMWVEYDFDSVVFEKDTPYQNLKIMHSTQYGNVLILDSDINIAESDLAYTLTITGSGREDYQGKEVLILGGGDGGILHELLQKSPRFLTMVEIDQEVIIASKKHLRGICHDSLDKLEGPNYKVLIEDCIPVLESFAKEGRTFDYVINDLTAIPITSESRGSQWDFMRYILDLSMKVLKPSGKYFTQGNGVLMNSALSMYEDQLQKLWCNVKYRKEVVCIPSYMEMWVFYEIWKV, from the exons GATTTAAAAAAGAGATTCTTCAGAAGGTGACAGATTTATTCAAGGATGTTGGGTTTGATCATTCCAGCAGCAGCCATGATTTAGGCACAAAGATTGGCCAAATTTTATTCTTGTCTGGGACAAGTGGAAG GAATGCAGCAGTCCAGATATTTACAAATGGTAGTGTGACTGTGAATATCCAAATACCATTATCTGAAGTCACAATAAAAGAACTTGATTTGCATTCACTTGCCAAAGATATGAAGGCCTTGATGTGTTCCAAGACAGTCAAAGT TTTTCCAGAAGTCAAACGATGTGCAACAATTGAGCGATATTTTCCAAACACTGCTAATATGTGGGTTGAGTATGACTTTGATAGTGTTGTATTTGAGAAAGACACACCATACCAGAATTTGAAGATCATGCACTCCACACAGTATGGAAATGTACTCATCCTGGACAGTGACATTA ATATAGCTGAGAGTGATTTGGCATATACTCTGACCATCACAGGCAGTGGTCGTGAAGATTATCAAGGCAAAGAAGTTTTAATCTTAGGAGGTGGGGATGGAGGCATACTCCATGAGCTCTTGCAGAAATCCCCAAGATTCCTTACCATGGTTGAA ATTGACCAAGAAGTGATTATTGCTTCAAAGAAACACTTGCGTGGCATTTGTCATGATTCATTGGACAAACTGGAAGGCCCCAACTATAAG GTATTGATTGAGGATTGCATTCCTGTTTTGGAGTCGTTTGCAAAGGAAGGCCGAACATTTGATTACGTCATCAATGACCTAACTGCTATACCAATTACATCGGAATCTAGAG GTTCTCAGTGGGATTTCATGAGATACATCCTAGACTTGTCCATGAAAGTATTGAAGCCATCTGGAAAATACTTCACTCAG GGAAACGGTGTATTGATGAATTCTGCTTTGAGTATGTACGAAGATCAGCTACAGAAACTGTGGTGCAATGTTAAATATCGCAAAGAAGTAGTCTGTATACCTTCATACATGGAAAT GTGGGTCTTCTATGAAATCTGGAAAGTCTGA